In a single window of the Bacteroidota bacterium genome:
- a CDS encoding heme exporter protein CcmB, with protein MMILKEIKHLLHKEVMLEWRQKSSINGILLYVASTIFVVYLSFRTVTHPATWNALFWIIMLFAATNAAGKSFSRESRSTGLYIYSIVSPQAVILSKIIYNIILMIVISMISYFFYSLFIGNIVQDVPMFLLSLLLGSMGFASVLTLVAAIASKSGNNLTLMAILSFPVLLPLLITLIKISKNAIDGIDPSISYQYMFILMLINMIIVILSFILFPYLWRD; from the coding sequence CTTCATAAAGAAGTAATGCTGGAATGGAGACAAAAATCCTCAATAAACGGTATTCTGCTTTATGTTGCCTCTACAATTTTTGTGGTGTACCTATCCTTTAGAACAGTAACCCATCCTGCAACCTGGAATGCTCTTTTCTGGATTATAATGCTTTTTGCTGCCACCAATGCAGCTGGCAAAAGTTTCAGCAGAGAGAGTAGATCAACAGGCCTATATATTTATTCTATTGTAAGTCCACAGGCCGTTATCTTATCAAAAATAATTTATAATATCATCCTTATGATTGTAATTTCAATGATCAGCTATTTTTTTTACAGTCTGTTTATAGGAAATATTGTTCAGGATGTTCCAATGTTTTTGCTCTCCCTTTTATTAGGAAGCATGGGCTTTGCCTCTGTACTTACCCTTGTTGCTGCTATTGCATCCAAATCAGGCAACAACCTTACTTTAATGGCTATTCTGAGTTTTCCCGTGCTACTTCCTCTTTTGATAACATTAATAAAAATCTCGAAAAATGCCATTGATGGTATCGATCCATCCATAAGTTATCAATATATGTTCATATTAATGCTTATAAATATGATAATTGTCATTCTCTCCTTTATATTATTTCCATACCTTTGGCGGGATTAA